The following is a genomic window from Nguyenibacter vanlangensis.
TCCCTGATTGAGCGTATTATGCTGACGCCGGTCGACGGCGCACTGCGCGTGGAACTGCACGGCGACTTGGCCGGCATCCTGACGATCGCGGCGGGCACAAAGCAAAAGAGCCCGACCGTTGCCGGTTCGGGCTCTGTTCTTGCATCGCAAGTCAAGATGGTTGCGGGGGAAAGCAACCAACGATACTTGCGATTGGTCGACCGCGAGATACCCCGCCTCGCCGCATGACAGAGTCACCATGCCAAAGCGCATGGGCATATCCAACTGGAATCCTTGTCATAGGCAATCCGCCTCATATATGATCCCATATCATGGTCAATATATGAGGCACGCCGTCATGTCCGAGACCACATTCCTCTCCGACGCCTTCGATCCATCAGGGCTGATCGCGGCGGAACGGCTGAGCAATATGCTGCACATCACAAGGGGTGAACTGGCCGTAACACTGGGGCTGTCGCGCGATGCCGTCTCCAAAAGCGCCCGCCTCGGCCGTCCCGCCACCCAGGCGAGGCTGCGCGACATGGTCGAGATCCTCAATCGGGTCCGGCCATGGGCGGGTTCAGCCCAGCAGGCTTTTGCGTGGTACCGGGCACAGCCCCTGCCCTCGTTCGGGGATCAGACTGCCGAGGCGCTCGTCCGGGAGGGCCGCGCCGATGCCGTCCGGCGCTACCTGGACCGGATTACGACCGGCGGGTACGCGTGAGATTCACCGGACGCGTATTTCGGGCTCATA
Proteins encoded in this region:
- a CDS encoding antitoxin Xre/MbcA/ParS toxin-binding domain-containing protein, with the translated sequence MSETTFLSDAFDPSGLIAAERLSNMLHITRGELAVTLGLSRDAVSKSARLGRPATQARLRDMVEILNRVRPWAGSAQQAFAWYRAQPLPSFGDQTAEALVREGRADAVRRYLDRITTGGYA